GGCCGGCGGCGCGTCGTCGCGCAGCGAGCGGGGGACCCGCGCCGCGCCGCTGCCTTTGGTCTGCCACATGGTCCGGACGCTGTCGAGCACCTGGCGCATCCCGTCGGGACCGAGGTACCCCGCCCCGGTCAGGACCTCGCCGTTCGGCGCGAGAAAGACCGTCGACGGAAAACCGCCCATGTTGTACCGGTCGCGAACGCGCGGGTATCGGTCCACGTCGACCCGGACGGGCACGAAGCTGTCGTTGACGTTGGCCGCGATGCGGGGCTCCGCGTAGGTCTCCGCGTCCATCTCGTGGCAGTGATCGCACCACGTCGCAGTCAGCGAGAGCAAGACGGGGACGTCTGCCGCCGCGGCCTCGTCGAAGGCCGCCTGGCCCCACTCGCGCCACTCGACGCGCGTCGTATCGTCCATACCGGAGCGACGCGCGTCGCGAGGGTAAGCCCTTCGTTCGCGCACGGCACGGCCGGTTCCGGAGCGGGGACGGCCGTCTCGCCGGTCTCGCCGACGGGGCCGGTGGCGGTCGCGACTCCGTCGCTGGAACGAGAGTAAAGGATTTTCACCCTTCGCCGGCTAGACTAACACATGCTCCGGTGGATCTTCGCGCTGTTGCTCATCCCGTTTCTCGACGCCGTCTTGCTCGCGGTCGTCGTGAGCCAGACCGGGTACCTGGGCTGGGCCGGGATGGTGCTGCTCGTCGTCCTGACGGGCCTGGTAGGGATGCTCCTCGTCCGCGCCGAGGGCCGGCGGACGATTCGCAAGATGCAGCGGTCGCTGGCCCAGGGGAATCCGCCGACGAACGAACTGCTCGACGGAGGCCTGCTGATCGCCGCCGGAGCGTTCCTGCTGACGCCCGGCCTGGTGACCGACGCGATCGGCTTCCTGCTGGCCGTGCCGATCACGCGGATTCCGATCCGCGCCGCGCTCAAACGCTACGTGATCGTCCCGTACGCGGACAAGAAGACGGACGGGTTCGCCAGCGGCAAGGTCTGGACCTTTGGCTTCCCCGGCGACGGGACGGGAGTGGGGCCAGGCGGACGCGCTGAGTCGACCGACGGGGGGACGTACGACCTCGGCGAGGACGATTACACCGTCAACGGGACCGACGAGGATGCGTACACGATCGAGTTCGAGGACGACCGCACCGACGAGACGGACGACGAGCGCGACGACCCCTCCGCCCGGTAGCGGTTCGCACGGGGAACAAAGAAAGAAACGCTTAAACGTTTCACCCCGCAACGATTGAGTGCGAAGCGCCGAACGCGGGCCAATAGCTCAATTAGGTTGAGCGCCACTCTGATAAGGTGGAGGCTCTCGGTTCAAATCCGAGTTGGCCCACTACTTCTGCGGCGAGCAAATTCGCGAGCCGCGAATACAGATCCAACTCGATTTGAAGGAGAGAAGTGGCACGCCCGCGCAGCCGAGCGGAGGGAGGCGAGCAGGACCGTCTTCGCGTGGTTCAAATCCGAGTTGGCCCACTACTTCTCCGACGAACTATTCCTGATTAGCAGTTTCTGACACGTTTTCGAACGACTGTGGTGTCGTCACTGGCGTACTGGCGGCTACGCGACGAAATCACCGCCAAGCAGTACAGCTATTGGTACGGATCGTGTTACGGGCAGTCACACGTGCGGATCACGCCGATCCGCTGCTAAATCGCCATGTCGCCACCTGAACACCGGCCGG
This window of the Natrinema salifodinae genome carries:
- a CDS encoding FxsA family protein; protein product: MLRWIFALLLIPFLDAVLLAVVVSQTGYLGWAGMVLLVVLTGLVGMLLVRAEGRRTIRKMQRSLAQGNPPTNELLDGGLLIAAGAFLLTPGLVTDAIGFLLAVPITRIPIRAALKRYVIVPYADKKTDGFASGKVWTFGFPGDGTGVGPGGRAESTDGGTYDLGEDDYTVNGTDEDAYTIEFEDDRTDETDDERDDPSAR